One Dreissena polymorpha isolate Duluth1 chromosome 9, UMN_Dpol_1.0, whole genome shotgun sequence genomic window carries:
- the LOC127844489 gene encoding apolipoprotein D-like, translated as MVEVSLVFPSPAQTMLTKVAIVLFACAYVSAQVPHLGKCPHVTVVQNLNVTKYLGGWYEIEKFFFFIEGQETCIKANYSLKSDGHILVYNRGLKPDGSVDASTGDAVAKDPSVPAKLSVTFNGSPRVPYWVVDTDYDTYSLVWSCEDLAGFVQADFAWILGRQRTLDASIISRLKQKLASFGINTNSFNKTPQENCPF; from the exons ATGGTAGAAGTCAGTCTAGTATTCCCTAGTCCAGCTCAAACAATGCTCACAAAGGTCGCTATAGTGCTGTTCGCGTGTGCGTACGTCAGTGCGCAGGTACCACACTTAGGAAAGTGTCCTCACGTGACAGTCGTCCAGAATCTCAACGTGACGAAG TACCTGGGCGGCTGGTACGAGATTGAGAAGTTCTTCTTTTTCATCGAGGGCCAGGAGACATGTATCAAGGCCAACTACAGCCTCAAGTCAGACGGACACATCCTCGTCTATAACCGGGGACTCAA GCCCGACGGCAGCGTTGACGCATCGACAGGTGACGCCGTGGCCAAAGATCCTTCTGTTCCCGCGAAACTCTCCGTAACGTTTAACG GCTCCCCGCGCGTACCCTACTGGGTAGTGGACACAGACTACGACACGTACTCTCTCGTCTGGTCGTGTGAGGATTTGGCGGGATTCGTTCAGGCAGACTTCGCCTGGATACTCGGCCGCCAGAGGACGCTCGATGCAAGCATTATTTCTCGTCTGAAGCAGAAACTGGCGTCATTCGGCATCAACACTAACAGCTTCAATAAGACGCCGCAAGAAAATTGTCCGTTTTAG